TTGCAGGAAAGTTAATCACGTCATGACCGACTCCTCATCCGCTATCGCCCGTTTGCTGCTCGTCGACGATCACCCGCTGGTGCGCGACGGTTTGCGCGCCCGGCTCGAAGCAGGCGGCAATTTCGAAGTAGTCGGCGAAGCCGGCAATGCGCAGGAAGCACTCGCGCTCGCGGCCGAAGCAACGCCTCATCTCGTGCTGATGGACGTGGGCATGAACGGGATGAACGGCATCGCGCTGGCCGGCATGTTCCATGAGCGCTTTCCGGCGATTCGGGTGCTGATGCTGTCCATGCACGACAACCTCGAATACGTGACGCAAGCCGTGCGCGCGGGCGCCAGCGGCTACGTGCTCAAGGATTCGCCGGCCACCGAGATCATTCAGGCGATCGGTGTGGTGCTCGACGGCAAACAGTTTTTCAGCGCCGGCCTCGGCGCGCGTTTGATTCAGGCGTCGGCCAACCAGTCGCCGGTTGAACGGCTCACGCCGCGCGAACGCGATATTCTCGACGCGCTCGCGGAAGGTCTGTCGAGCAAACAGATCGCGCAACGCAACGACCTGTCGGTGCGAACGGTGGAGACGCATCGGTTGAATCTGAAGCGCAAGCTCGATATCGAAGGGCAGGCGGAGTTGATCAAGTTCGCGGTGGAGAACCGGCGCACCAAGAGGTAAACGGAGGTGAGCGTATGAGGATGACCCGTCGGATCGCAGTGCGGCTCGCCAGTCTGATGTTCTTTGCCGCAACCCTTCACGCCCATGCGGAGCCGGTTCGCATCAATCGCGGGCACGACCCGTTCTTTCAGATTTCCAAAGCAATCGATCATTGCCCGATCCCGTTAGGTCCGCTCGAAACCGAGCAGGAATGGCTCGACGACAGCCATTACCGGATCGAGCGCGGCAATAGTTGCTGGATAGAGGGACGCTGCCGTTTATCGAACGGCTATCTCTACGACACGGAAATTGCCGACGCCGTGCAGCGGCGCCTCACCAATATCAATTACGCGACGCACTGGCGCGAACAGTCGACCTTGTGGCTCACGCTGCAACGCCGCTTTATCTACGTGCAAGGCTGCGTGGCACCCGGCTTCGACAAGCAGGCCTTTCTCACCGAACTCGGCAAAACCGCGGACGTCGAGCGCGTGATCGACGACACCACTAACAACCCGAATGCCGCACAACTGCCATACAAAACGCTCGCGGATCCGGACAAGCCCGTGCTCGATCCCGGTAACTAACAAAAGTTAATACACGCGAAAACACCGTACGCGCCATACCCACTATTTCGCTGCAACACCTATATCGGCAATCGAACATAGCAACGCAGAAATCGATCTTTGGCCGTCCTGACGTCATTGCTAACATCGGCGACCCGACACACTCGGTCACCACAACAATGACAACACATCGATCGCAACGCCCTGTTCTGCGTCTCGGCATCATCGGCGCAGCCGTCGCCAGCCTCGTCGTCCTTGCTTCATGCGGCGACAACAACGTGCCCGGCGGCGCGACCCCACCCGTCGTCGCGCAGAAGCGCCCGAACATTCTGTACATCATGGCCGACGATCTCGGCTACTCCGACATCCACGCATTCGGCGGCGAAATCAACACGCCGAACCTCGACGCGCTGGTGCAATCGGGCCGCATTCTGACCAATCATCACACCGGCACGGTCTGCGCGATTACGCGCTCCATGCTGATCTCCGGCACCGATCACCATCTGGTCGGCGAAGGCACCATGGGCGTGCCGACCGATGAACGCAAAGGACTGCCCGGCTACGAGGGTTATCTGAACGACCGCGCGTTGTCGGTCGCACAACTGCTGAAGGACGGCGGCTATCACACGTATATGGCCGGTAAGTGGCACATCGGTTCCGGCATTGTCGGCAGCGCGACGGGCGGCGGGCAGACGCCGGATCAATGGGGCTTCGAGCACAGCTATGCGCTGCTCGGCGGCGCCGCGACCAATCACTTCGCGCATGAACTGGCGAACTCGCAGAACTACACCGAAGACGGCAAGTACGTTCAGCCCGGCCAACCCGGACAACCGGGCGGTGCGGGCGGCAGCCCCGCCGTGTTCTACTCGACCGACTTCTACACGCAACGCCTGATCTCGTACATCGATTCGAACAAGGGCGACGGCAAACCGTTCTTCGCCTACGCGGCTTATACGTCGCCGCATTGGCCTTTGCAGGTGCCCGATCCCTATCTGCACAACTACGTCGGCCATTACGACGCCGGCTACGACGTGATTCGCAACGCGCGCATTGCACGGCAAAAAGCGCTCGGCATCATTCCGAGCGACTTCGTGCCGTACGGCGGTGCATCGGAAACGCTCGTTACGAGCGCGGCCACGCCGAACAACGGCACGGTCAACGCGAAGTATGTGAGCGCGGTGCATAGCGCGGTGCAAGGCTATACCGACTACGGCCCGGGCACGGTGAACAAAACGTGGGCGAGCCTCTCGCCGGCCGAAAAGAAAGCGCAGGCCCGTTACATGGAAATCTACGCGGGCATGGTCGAGAACCTCGATCACAACATCGGCCTGCTGATCCAGCATCTGAAGGACATTGGCGAGTACGACAACACCTTCATCATGTTCCAGTCGGACAATGGCGCGGAAGGCTGGCCGATCGACTCCGGCGCCGACCCGACCGCCACCGACACCGCCAATGCCGCCGACCCGGTCTACTCGCAACTCGGCACCGACAACGGCAAGCAGAACGCGCAACGTCTGCAATACGGTTTGCGCTGGGCCGAAGTGAGCGCGACACCGTTCCGGCTGACCAAGGGCTATTCGGGCGAAGGCGGCGTGTCCACGCCGTTGGTCGTGCATCTGCCTGGCCAGACCACGCAGAAACCGACGCTGCGCGATTTCACGCACGTGACCGATAACACCGCCACGTTCCTCGCCGTCGCGCAGATTTCGCCGCCCACGCAAGCCGCGCCGCCGCTGATCAACACGCTGACCGGCGTCGATCAGAACAAGGGCAAGGTGGTCTACAACAATCGTTATGTGTATCCGATCACCGGGCAGTCGCTGCTGCCGCTGCTGAACGATCAGAGCACGGCGGCGGTACACAGCGCGTCGTTCGGCGACGAAGCGTACGGGCGCGGCTATCTGCGCAGCGCCGACGGTCGCTGGAAAGCACTGTGGACGGAGCCGCCGCTCGGTCCCGTGGATGGTCACTGGCAACTGTATGACATGAGCGCCGACCGCGGCGAAACGCAGGACGTGTCGACGCAGAATCCCTCGGTGATCGACGGTCTCATTCAGCAATGGAACAGCTATATGAGCAGCGTCGGCGGTGTCGAGCCGTTGCGCCCGCGTGGCTACTATTGAGTCACGAGCGCGCCATGACAGTACGTTTCAGGCTGAAGCGCGCCACGGCGCTTTACGGCACTTACGCCGCGATCGCCGTGGCCGCGTTCGCCGCCGCTTTTACCGCTGCCATGGCCGCTTCGGCGGCATTCGGCAGCGGCAAGACGAGCGCGTTCGACGACCTCAATCGCTCGCGCCCGCTGGTCTCACTCGGCTCCGAATCGCAATGCGAGCGCTACGGCGGTTTGCCCGCGCGCTGGCGCGACGATCCGCGAGCCGGCATGGTGCATCTGCGTGGCGGCGACTTCGTGTTCGGCAGCAAACTCGGCTACGAAGACGAGCGCCCTGCCGGCGGCGGTAAAACACATGTCGCCGGTTTCTGGATCGATCAGACCGACGTGACGAACGCGCAGTTCGCGGCCTTCGTCAAAGCGACCGGCTATGTCAGCGATTCCGAACGCCAGGGCGGCGCCGTGGTGTTTCACACGCCGACGCGCGACGAGATGAACGCACGCGATCTGGCGTGGTGGACGTGGGTGAAGGGCGCGGCGTGGAATCATCCGAGCGGGCCCGGCAGCACGCTCGACGGCCGCCTGAACCAGCCCGTCACGATGGTCACGCAAGCCGACGCGCTCGCCTACGCACATTGGCTCGGCCGCGATCTGCCGACCGAAGCCGAATGGGAATTCGCGGGCAAAGCCGGTCACGAAGGCGCGGACCTCGATACCGCGCCGCGCGACGAACACGGCAAGCCGAGCGCGAATTACTGGCAAGGCGTGTTTCCCGTCTTGAACACGAATGAAGACGGCCACGTCGGACTCGCGCCAGTCGGCTGCTATGCCGCTAACGATTTCAGGCTCTACGACATGATCGGCAACGCATGGGAATGGACGCGTGACGTCTACACGGGTCCGCACCAATCGCACACCAATGGCGATACGGCCGCGGTCGCGCCGCTCGGCCGCAAGCACGATACGCCGATGGTGATCAAAGGCGGCTCGTTCCTGTGCTCGCGCGACTATTGCGTGCGTTATCGGGCGGCGTCGCGTGAACAGCAGGAAGCGGATTTGCCGGCCTCGCATATCGGCTTTCGCACTGTGTCGAGGGACGCGTCATGAAGCTCCTTAAATTTGCAACCGCGCTGCTGCTGGGCGCGGCATTTTTGCTTCCGCATGCGGAAGCAGCAGAATCGCAGGTCATCAGGATCGGCGTGATTCCCGGCGCACAGGCGCAAATCATGGACGAAGTACGCCGTGTAGCAGCCAGCCAGGGACTCACGCTCGACGTCGTCGTGTTCGATCAACCCGAGCGCATCGATGCGGCGCTCGCTGCGAAAGAAATCGACGCGGCGAGTTTCGAAGACGGCCCGAGTCTCGACGCGCAACGCAAACAGCACGGCTATCCGCTGACCCGCGTCACGACGACCGTGACGTTTCCGATCGCGCTGTACTCGCGCACGCTGACCAACCTCGGCCAGTTGCAACGCGGCGCGACGATCGCCATTCCCGACGACGCCGACGGCACCTCGCGCGCACTGATCCTGCTGCAGAACTTCACGCTGCTGACCTTCAGGGACAGCGCCGGCCTGCATGCCAAGCTCAGCGATATCACCAGCAACCGGCTGAATCTGAAGATTCGTCGCGTGCCGCGAGCGCATCTGTTCGATACGTTGAATAGCGTGGCCTTCGCCGTGATCGATAGCGACGACGCCGCGCGCGCAGGTCTTTATCCGGCACGCGACGGTCTCGGCATCGAAGACGCGCGCTCGCCCTACGCGAACGTGCTAACGGTGCGCGACCCCGACCGCACGCAGCCGTGGGTTTCGCAACTGGTCGCCGCGTATCACTCGAACGACGTCGCGCATTTCATCCTGACGCGTTATCAGGACTCGGTGCGCCGACCGTGGTAAACACCTTCTCGTTCGCGTGCTCGGCGTGCGGCAAATGCTGCAATAGTCCACCAGCGATGACGTTGCCCGAGTTGTTCCGGCATCGCGATCTGTTCATCGGCTGTCTGGCGATTGGCCGCGTGCCGCACAGGCGGGCCGGCGAGCGGCTGCGTGCGGGTCAGCATGAAAGCGTACTCGACGAAACGGATGCCGCCGCATTTGCATCACTCGCAGATACGCTGCTGCATGGTGCCGGCGATACCTTCAGCATCGTCACGCAGGGCTACGACTACCCGTCTCTCGCCCGCTGCCCTGCGCTCGAAGACGACGGACGCTGCGGCATCCACCTGAAGGGCAAACCCGTCACTTGCGAAGTGGTCCCGCTCGATCCGCTCGTGCCGGACACGCTGCAACATCTGGTGCTGGCTGGGCGCAATCAAAGCGCGCTCTATCTCGGCACCGATTGCATTCAGGAAGGACCACGCGCCGATGCGACGCTGCTGGTCGCCGAGGGCCGCATCGAAGACGCGAACGCTCAACACGCGTTGGCGCGTCGCCGCCACGCGCTCGAACAGGAAAAGGCGATGTGGGGTCGCGCCGTATTCGAATCGCTGCGTAACGATCTGTTCGAGTCGCCCGCCGCGTTGGCCCGCATTCCCGCAGGCGGTTTTCTGACGATTTCGATCGTGCCGGCGCTGTTGGCCGTAGCCGGCGCGTCCGTGCGCTGCCGTGAGTGGTGTCTCGACTATATCGACAGTCAACTCGCGTTGATCGATCGCCGCATCGCGCAAGCGTTGCTGCGCCGCCGGCTCGATGATCGCCCGGTCACGCAGGAACTGCGCGGCTTCGCCAGCGCGTTTCAGCGCGCCAGAACGCTGCTCACTGCGCCGACACAGAGTCGCAACGAAGACTTAGTCTTCGCATCGAGCGTCGAAGCCTACTTATCCAGCGCGTGCAATTAACTAATCCGCTGCGCCACCGCGGTCGCTATTCTCCCCGATGATTCGCGCGATCAATGCGTCGGCATCACGCGAGACGTTGTCGTGCACCCGGGTCGTCTGTGCCGCCGCCGGTGTGTCGTTGCCGATCAGATGACCGCCGCGCTGGTGCGTATCCACCGACACCTGCATCGACAAACCCAGCCGCAACGGATGCGCGGCCAATTCCGCCGCATCCAGCGAAATCACAATCGGCACGCGCTGCACGACCTTGATCCAGTTGCCGGCCGCGTTCTGCGACGGCAACATTGAAAACGCGCTACCCGTACCCGCCGAAAAACCTTCCACATGGCCCCGATACACCACTTGCGAACCATACACATCCGACACGATACGCACCGGCTGCCCCACCCGCATGCTGCGAATCTGTCCTTCCTTGAAGTTGGCCTCGACCCACAAACGTTCGAGCGGAATGATCGACATCAGTGCGAGCCCGGGCCCAACCTGCTGCCCGATCTGCACCGAACGCTGGCCGACCGTGCCGTCCACCGGCGACACCACGGTCGTACGCTGAAAATTGCGGTACGCGAGCCGCAATTGCGCGGCAGCCTGCAAAACCGTCGGACTCGATTCGATCGGGAATTTGCCGCCTAACGCACGCGCGGCGTCGAGCTGAACCTGCGCGGACGCAAGATTCGCCTGCGCGACCGCCACCGTCTCTTTGGCACGCGCCAGTTCTTCCGGCGACACGACTTCCACCGACGCATGGTCGCGCGCCGCCAGCGCGCGTTGCGCCAAAGCGAGTTCGGCACGGCGCGCGTCGATGGATTGCACGTACAGCTTGCGCGAGATCGTCGCGTTCGCCACCTGGCGCACGGCCAGCGTCAGTTGCGCGCGAGCCTGCGCGAACGCGGCAGCGGCCTCGGTATCGTCGAGCTTGACGAGCGGCTGACCGGCTCGCACCTGGCGCGTGTTGTCCACCAGAATATCCGTGACCGTGCCCGGTATTTGCGCCGCGATCTGCACGATGTTGCCGGCCACGTAGGCGTCATCGGTCTCTTCGTAGAAGCGAGTGCTTAATCCCCAGTACGTGAGCCACACCGCGCCGCCGAGCGCCACCACGCCGAAGAAAATGGCGAAACGGCGCCGCCGTGCTGCGCGTTTGCGGTCGTGCAGCGTGTCAGCGTGGTCCGCCATGCTGGCCGCGTCGGGCTGTTCCTGCGTCCAGCCGGCGGCATGCTGTGCCTGTTTATCGTTGTGCATTCAATCGAAGTGCGTGTCCATGATGCGTGCGTGGGAGAAAAAGGCCGGCTGCGAATGCGCGATCGGTGCACCGGCCACGTTGCGTTCGTCGAAACCGCCGCCGAGCGCGCCGACCAGCGCCACTTGCAACAAGCGGCGGCGGCCTTGCAGATCGACCTGCTGCGCGCGCTCGTCGAGCAGCGACAGATCCGCGAGCGTCACGTCTTTCTGCATGCCGATACCGCGCCGGTGCCGCTCCTCGGCAATCGCGACGATGCGCGAGGCCGCGTCCACCGCGTGCGCCTGTTCGAGCGTGAGCGTGTCGACGGTGCGCAGCGAGGTGAGCTGCTGCGCGACCTCGCCGAGCGCCTGGTCGATGGTCTTGTTGTAGAGGCCGACGGCCGCGTCGACATTGGCGTAGTCGCCGCCTAGTTGCGCGCGCAACCGCGTTCTGTCGAAGATCGGCAGCGAAATGGCCGGCCCCACCGAACCGGTCAACGCGGCACGCGAGAACAGCGCGGCCGGCGTCAACGCAGTTAGGCCGGCAAACGCCACCAGATTCACATCGGGATAAAACTGCGCGCGCGTCGCGTCGGTATTCGCGAGCGCCGCTTCGGCCCGCAACCGTGCCGCCACGATGTCGGGACGGCGGCCGAGCAGATCGACCGGCAGTTGCGCGGGCAACGGAGTATCGGCAGTCGCGGCAAGTCTCGGACGATGCAACGACAAGCCGCGCTCCGGACCGCGCCCCGTCAACACGCCGATCCGCAACTCGGTCAACTGGATACGCTCGTCGTTGAGCACCTGCTGCGACGCGAGGCGGCTGCGTTTGAGCGAGGCGTCGGCCGCGTCGTACGCGTTGTCGATCCCGCGCGCGCCCCGCTCGCGCAGCACGGCGTCGACGTGGTCCGCGGCCTGTTGCTTCTGCAACAGGATTTCCTGCATCGCGAATGCACGGTCGAGTTCGCAGTAGAGCGTTACCAGAGCGACCGTCAGCGTGAGGCGCGCCTGTTCCGCGTCGATGCGAGCGGCGTCGCGCGTGGATAGCAGGCTGCGTGTCAGCGCGGCATTCTTGCCCCACAGATCGAGCTGATAACTCAAACCGGCGATCACCGCGGAGGGCGACACCGTCGAATCGTTGAACAACTGCACCGGAATCTGCTGACCGCCGACCGACACGTCGGCCACATTGTCCGGCTGCGGCAAACGGGTTTTGCTGACCGACGCGACCGCCGTGCCGGTCAAGCCGGTCAGCGACGCGAACTGTTCCAGTTGCGCCTGCGCACCGCCAACTCGCGCCTTGGCGATCTGCAGACCGGGATTGTTCGCCAATGCTTCGGCGGCGAGTTCGTTCAGTTGCGGATCGTTGTAGCGCTTGACCCAATCGGGCGCGGGCCACGCACCGTTCGCGCCTGGGCCGACGGTTCGCGCAAGCGAATCGGCGGAAGGTTTGAGCGGCTCGACGTTGGTGTGCAGACCGGCATCGCTCACGCAGCCGTTGAGCGCCGTGGCAAGAAGAAGCGGCAACGTAATTCGCGTGGAGAAGCGGCCTTTCAGGCGTCGGCTCATGTCCTGCGTCTCGCGCCGCATCAGGAATGGTGCGGCTGATGC
This genomic stretch from Paraburkholderia bryophila harbors:
- a CDS encoding response regulator encodes the protein MTDSSSAIARLLLVDDHPLVRDGLRARLEAGGNFEVVGEAGNAQEALALAAEATPHLVLMDVGMNGMNGIALAGMFHERFPAIRVLMLSMHDNLEYVTQAVRAGASGYVLKDSPATEIIQAIGVVLDGKQFFSAGLGARLIQASANQSPVERLTPRERDILDALAEGLSSKQIAQRNDLSVRTVETHRLNLKRKLDIEGQAELIKFAVENRRTKR
- a CDS encoding arylsulfatase, which translates into the protein MTTHRSQRPVLRLGIIGAAVASLVVLASCGDNNVPGGATPPVVAQKRPNILYIMADDLGYSDIHAFGGEINTPNLDALVQSGRILTNHHTGTVCAITRSMLISGTDHHLVGEGTMGVPTDERKGLPGYEGYLNDRALSVAQLLKDGGYHTYMAGKWHIGSGIVGSATGGGQTPDQWGFEHSYALLGGAATNHFAHELANSQNYTEDGKYVQPGQPGQPGGAGGSPAVFYSTDFYTQRLISYIDSNKGDGKPFFAYAAYTSPHWPLQVPDPYLHNYVGHYDAGYDVIRNARIARQKALGIIPSDFVPYGGASETLVTSAATPNNGTVNAKYVSAVHSAVQGYTDYGPGTVNKTWASLSPAEKKAQARYMEIYAGMVENLDHNIGLLIQHLKDIGEYDNTFIMFQSDNGAEGWPIDSGADPTATDTANAADPVYSQLGTDNGKQNAQRLQYGLRWAEVSATPFRLTKGYSGEGGVSTPLVVHLPGQTTQKPTLRDFTHVTDNTATFLAVAQISPPTQAAPPLINTLTGVDQNKGKVVYNNRYVYPITGQSLLPLLNDQSTAAVHSASFGDEAYGRGYLRSADGRWKALWTEPPLGPVDGHWQLYDMSADRGETQDVSTQNPSVIDGLIQQWNSYMSSVGGVEPLRPRGYY
- a CDS encoding formylglycine-generating enzyme family protein, producing MTVRFRLKRATALYGTYAAIAVAAFAAAFTAAMAASAAFGSGKTSAFDDLNRSRPLVSLGSESQCERYGGLPARWRDDPRAGMVHLRGGDFVFGSKLGYEDERPAGGGKTHVAGFWIDQTDVTNAQFAAFVKATGYVSDSERQGGAVVFHTPTRDEMNARDLAWWTWVKGAAWNHPSGPGSTLDGRLNQPVTMVTQADALAYAHWLGRDLPTEAEWEFAGKAGHEGADLDTAPRDEHGKPSANYWQGVFPVLNTNEDGHVGLAPVGCYAANDFRLYDMIGNAWEWTRDVYTGPHQSHTNGDTAAVAPLGRKHDTPMVIKGGSFLCSRDYCVRYRAASREQQEADLPASHIGFRTVSRDAS
- a CDS encoding MetQ/NlpA family lipoprotein, with the protein product MKLLKFATALLLGAAFLLPHAEAAESQVIRIGVIPGAQAQIMDEVRRVAASQGLTLDVVVFDQPERIDAALAAKEIDAASFEDGPSLDAQRKQHGYPLTRVTTTVTFPIALYSRTLTNLGQLQRGATIAIPDDADGTSRALILLQNFTLLTFRDSAGLHAKLSDITSNRLNLKIRRVPRAHLFDTLNSVAFAVIDSDDAARAGLYPARDGLGIEDARSPYANVLTVRDPDRTQPWVSQLVAAYHSNDVAHFILTRYQDSVRRPW
- a CDS encoding HlyD family efflux transporter periplasmic adaptor subunit; translation: MADHADTLHDRKRAARRRRFAIFFGVVALGGAVWLTYWGLSTRFYEETDDAYVAGNIVQIAAQIPGTVTDILVDNTRQVRAGQPLVKLDDTEAAAAFAQARAQLTLAVRQVANATISRKLYVQSIDARRAELALAQRALAARDHASVEVVSPEELARAKETVAVAQANLASAQVQLDAARALGGKFPIESSPTVLQAAAQLRLAYRNFQRTTVVSPVDGTVGQRSVQIGQQVGPGLALMSIIPLERLWVEANFKEGQIRSMRVGQPVRIVSDVYGSQVVYRGHVEGFSAGTGSAFSMLPSQNAAGNWIKVVQRVPIVISLDAAELAAHPLRLGLSMQVSVDTHQRGGHLIGNDTPAAAQTTRVHDNVSRDADALIARIIGENSDRGGAAD
- a CDS encoding efflux transporter outer membrane subunit, with the protein product MSRRLKGRFSTRITLPLLLATALNGCVSDAGLHTNVEPLKPSADSLARTVGPGANGAWPAPDWVKRYNDPQLNELAAEALANNPGLQIAKARVGGAQAQLEQFASLTGLTGTAVASVSKTRLPQPDNVADVSVGGQQIPVQLFNDSTVSPSAVIAGLSYQLDLWGKNAALTRSLLSTRDAARIDAEQARLTLTVALVTLYCELDRAFAMQEILLQKQQAADHVDAVLRERGARGIDNAYDAADASLKRSRLASQQVLNDERIQLTELRIGVLTGRGPERGLSLHRPRLAATADTPLPAQLPVDLLGRRPDIVAARLRAEAALANTDATRAQFYPDVNLVAFAGLTALTPAALFSRAALTGSVGPAISLPIFDRTRLRAQLGGDYANVDAAVGLYNKTIDQALGEVAQQLTSLRTVDTLTLEQAHAVDAASRIVAIAEERHRRGIGMQKDVTLADLSLLDERAQQVDLQGRRRLLQVALVGALGGGFDERNVAGAPIAHSQPAFFSHARIMDTHFD